One Lysinibacillus sp. OF-1 DNA segment encodes these proteins:
- a CDS encoding response regulator yields the protein MRIVLVDDEILPLTRLKTLLEKSNVPEIEIVGEYTDSLKAIEEIQTLQPNAVFLDIVMPDLDGLALGEKIQELLPDVEIVFTTGFDQYAIDAFNLHAIDYLLKPVQNVRLEKTLERLEHINNKHKKVPPKHTIIKLFGGLNVVTPDGHTQLMKWRTSKAKELFAFMLNHRDEMIYRDTILELFWPESDIDKASKQLYTAIYTIRQTLKNYGMDGVQISSPLLNSGYKLLVENVVVDVEQWLSCLKSLPPLQETSVDEHEKVFQMYTGDYLGDCDYLWAESERERLRRLWLHHAHQLSEFYIKNENYMAAVKVQEKVQALFSDAEENYFTLMKLYDLLNNTAAVEEQYWLLKKMLQEHLAVEPSEEIESWYESWKQANAMPHAQTFS from the coding sequence GTGAGAATCGTGCTAGTAGATGATGAAATTTTACCATTAACGAGACTGAAAACCTTACTTGAAAAAAGTAATGTCCCGGAAATTGAAATAGTAGGAGAATACACCGATTCTCTAAAAGCAATTGAAGAGATCCAAACGCTACAGCCAAATGCTGTATTTTTAGATATCGTGATGCCTGATTTGGATGGTTTAGCATTAGGGGAAAAAATTCAAGAGTTATTGCCCGATGTAGAAATCGTTTTTACAACAGGGTTTGATCAATACGCAATAGATGCATTTAATCTACATGCTATTGATTATTTATTAAAGCCTGTACAAAATGTTCGTTTAGAAAAGACCTTAGAACGTCTAGAACACATAAATAATAAACATAAAAAAGTTCCGCCTAAACATACAATTATTAAGCTTTTTGGCGGTCTTAATGTTGTTACACCAGATGGTCATACACAGCTCATGAAATGGCGTACATCTAAAGCCAAAGAGCTATTTGCCTTCATGCTAAATCACCGTGATGAAATGATTTATCGTGATACGATTTTAGAATTATTTTGGCCGGAGTCTGATATCGATAAAGCATCTAAACAGCTTTATACAGCTATCTATACAATCCGTCAAACATTAAAAAATTATGGAATGGATGGTGTGCAAATTTCAAGCCCTTTGCTGAATTCTGGCTATAAGCTCTTAGTTGAAAATGTTGTAGTGGATGTAGAACAGTGGCTGTCCTGTTTAAAATCATTACCCCCATTACAAGAGACATCAGTTGATGAACATGAAAAAGTATTCCAAATGTATACAGGTGATTATTTAGGAGATTGCGATTATCTATGGGCGGAAAGTGAGCGAGAGCGCTTAAGGAGATTGTGGTTACACCATGCTCATCAGCTAAGCGAGTTTTACATAAAAAATGAGAACTACATGGCTGCAGTAAAGGTACAGGAAAAAGTCCAGGCACTTTTTTCTGATGCAGAGGAAAACTACTTCACTTTAATGAAGCTATACGATCTTCTAAATAATACAGCTGCTGTTGAGGAGCAATACTGGTTATTAAAAAAAATGCTTCAGGAGCATTTGGCAGTGGAACCAAGCGAGGAAATTGAGAGTTGGTATGAAAGCTGGAAACAAGCAAATGCTATGCCTCATGCTCAAACCTTTAGTTAA